The genomic segment TATGCGCTCATTAAAAAACGCGCAGCCACTAAAATACGTCAATCTACTCCCGTCGGTACCAGTGATTTAGGGGCAGAGCGACGAGAAGGTATGCTCAATGCTTTTACGCGCAATAGTGGTTTTTGGAACAGTGTATTTCGAACTAAGCCTGTAGGGTGGGGATGGCGCTCTAAAAAAGCATTGGAGGCGGTATTGAACAATGCTGATCGCTATGTGCAAGAATTGAACAACACCTATACTGACCCTTCTGGTAAACACGTTAAGGTGACCGACAGGCAAAAAGAACCTGATAACGCGCAAATGCTTTCTTTAGAAATAGAGCAATCGAGTCTGAGCGAACAAAAAAACAATACGGGGCTTTGACCTTTGGAAGGAGCACTTGGTGTAATCTGCATATTTGCAATCTAAATGCCAGTCTTGCAACCTAGATGCGCAGTCTGCGTTGGCAAATTAAAAGGCGATGTGTAATCGAAAAAAGGTAAACCTAAGATAGGTTTACCTTTTACAGGGTAGGGCACATAACTGAACCGAAGTGCTTTTAAGGCTTTATTGTTCTTTTAGGTGTTTTGTATACACGTTTTATACTTTTCAAAAGTCACCATTTATGTAAATTATCGGTCAGTATTCGGTTTTTAGGGGTAACGTATGCCGATAATGATTACCCCTCGTTGATATACACGGTTTTCTTTTCAAGATACTGTTCGAGACCGAATTTGCCGTCTTCACCACCAAAGCCACTTTGCTTCCAACCGTTATGGAACCCTTGGTGTTGCTCGCCCATACCTCGATTGATGTAGACTTCACCGACTTCTAAATCACTGATCGCTTGATTGATATTGGCGAAGCTCTGGGTATGAACGTATGCGCTGAGTCCGTAAATACTGTCGTTACAGTACTCAATTGCTTGCTGCATGCTACTGACTTTCACGATAGGTAGAACAGGACCAAATGTTTCTTCATGCACAACGATGTTGTCTTGCTTTACATCAACCAAAACGGTGGGCTCGTACCAACAGCCGCCCTCAAAACCTTCGACTGTTGCTGCCTTGCCACCTGTCGCGACAGTCGCACCTTGGTTAATCGCTTCTTGTACTATGTGACTGATATTGTCGATTTCTCGTCGATTGCATTTTGGGCCCATCTGCGTGTCCGCAGCCATAGGGTCGCCTACTTTCAAACCTTGCACCAAGGGTAAGAACTTAGCCATGAACTGATCATAAATATCTTCATGTAAATAAAGACGCTCTACACAAGTACATACTTGACCACAGTTGGCGAAGCGGCCCCAAAGAGCGTCTTCTGCTGCTTTGTCGAGATCTGCATCGTCCATAACAACCATAGGTGCTTTACCACCTAATTCGAGCATAACCGGAGTCATATACTCGGCACTGGTTTTATAAATCTGTTTACCGGCAACGGTAGAGCCTGTCATGGTAATCATCTTAGTTATTGGGCTTTCACAGAGTGCTTGGCCAACTTCTGAACCTGTGCCGTTTATCACATTAAACACCCCATCTGGAATGCCAGCCTCTTTGGCTATACGGCCAAGCTCTGTGGTGGCAAGCGGCGTTTCTTGTGTCGGCTTTAATACCATGGTGTTACCGGTAATAAGGGCAGGTCCAATCTTACGCCCTGCTAGGGCGAGCGGGAAGTTCCACGCGGTGATCCCCACCACTACACCTCTAGGTACCTTGTGAATGTATATTTTTTCGTCTTGGTTATCAGAAGGGAGTATGTCACCCTCA from the Paraglaciecola mesophila genome contains:
- the aldA gene encoding aldehyde dehydrogenase, with amino-acid sequence MTVQELAFKNNVNFIGGEYISSKVDGKIEILSPATGKVIGEIPKGCKADAQQALEVAQAAQKSWAKLTARTRQNILRAFANKIRENKHILAPMLVCEQGKLLSVAEMEVDVTATFIDYACDNALTIEGDILPSDNQDEKIYIHKVPRGVVVGITAWNFPLALAGRKIGPALITGNTMVLKPTQETPLATTELGRIAKEAGIPDGVFNVINGTGSEVGQALCESPITKMITMTGSTVAGKQIYKTSAEYMTPVMLELGGKAPMVVMDDADLDKAAEDALWGRFANCGQVCTCVERLYLHEDIYDQFMAKFLPLVQGLKVGDPMAADTQMGPKCNRREIDNISHIVQEAINQGATVATGGKAATVEGFEGGCWYEPTVLVDVKQDNIVVHEETFGPVLPIVKVSSMQQAIEYCNDSIYGLSAYVHTQSFANINQAISDLEVGEVYINRGMGEQHQGFHNGWKQSGFGGEDGKFGLEQYLEKKTVYINEG